In one window of Daphnia magna isolate NIES unplaced genomic scaffold, ASM2063170v1.1 Dm_contigs455, whole genome shotgun sequence DNA:
- the LOC123468858 gene encoding uncharacterized protein LOC123468858 produces TTTTQKPTTTTQKPTTTTQKPTTIIQKPNTTTLKTTTTTQITASTPKSTTTSKSTTISTEAEKLPTITSTTASSTLTSTSLKTTITTQSSTTTEKVFTETTTTDTIKPKSNQAEIISSTEPTISLKYLTPSQIREQPSETTTTEITKSRDNEEEDIEKFERQNNTTRDKSEFQDKNSNDQLKASTQQKENTAHELVIDDYRPLNDANTSNGLPKSTEELSDLIKYELGKMHEQYKISIETEHDNKLAKEIRDVYCQLSKIKRTQTIILAQTNGLLAAAALGLPMCTRIYGFGQAMTLQQCDPKRISLSAKETKCGFQPFFVYGKNNCTIGLDGWSIHPYSECFWKSQLININGYPHTWQHNATAGDWIKQEATIHTSNLDLIAEFEELHLNSFDYGLRNHPAHGTMEMEQLNILNDLVGRINEGEGKELPDILVTEEQDNQIGNMFSWFDTLKIMALSAIGFILFLICLRIFIACNPIPRIKESFRRRKQSRNVSESDGQEMDSMIPEPIYSAGGANEKPFIREFAPLMTLATETPKETLTSINTPSAPKKGKLYPIEELKWENEQNKECTGSHTTCSYVVGYGMVWEDLCRCTPEDHLKRTINK; encoded by the coding sequence accacaaccacacaaaaaccgaccacaaccacacaaaaaccaaccactaccacacaaaaaccgaccaccATCATTCAAAAGCCAAATACTACCACACTAAAAACAACCACTACCACACAAATAACAGCCTCTACACCCAAATCAACTACAACATCAAAATCTACGACAATAtcaacagaagcagagaaatTACCAACAATAACATCAACAACCGCATCATCAACATTAACTAGTACATCACTCAAAACGACTATCACGACACAGTCATctacaactacagaaaaagttttcacagaaaccacaacgacagacacaataaaaccaaaatctaaccaagctgaaattatttcgtcCACCGAGCCAACTATAAGCCTAAAATATCTTACACCAAGTCAAATAAGAGAACAGCCAAGCGAAACAACAACCactgaaataacaaaatcaagggataacgaagaagaagatataGAAAAATTTGAGAGACAAAACAATACAACCCGAGATAAGTCAGAATTTcaagacaaaaattcaaatgatcaATTAAAGGCttcaacacaacaaaaagaaaatacagcacACGAACTTGTAATAGATGACTATCGACCGCTAAATGACGCTAATACAAGTAACGGTCTACCAAAATCCACTGAGGAGCTAAGTGACTTGATAAAATACGAGCTTGGAAAAATGCACGAGCAATACAAAATCAGtattgaaactgaacacgacaataaattggcaaaagaaattcgggaTGTTTACTGCCAGTTATCAAAGATAAAACGAACGCAAACCATAATCTTAGCCCAAACAAATGGATTGCTTGCAGCCGCCGCACTCGGACTTCCAATGTGTACAAGGATATATGGTTTTGGTCAAGCCATGACATTGCAACAATGCGACCCAAAAAGGATATCACTATCAGCGAAAGAGACCAAGTGTGGgttccagccattttttgtttacggaaaaaacaactgtacaATCGGACTCGACGGATGGTCTATTCATCCGTATTCGGAGTGCTTTTGGAAATCCCAATTGATAAACATCAACGGATATCCTCATACGTGGCAACATAACGCCACAGCAGGAGACTGGATTAAACAAGAGGCGACCATACATACTTCAAATCTggatttaattgcagaatTCGAAGAACTGCACTTAAACAGTTTCGACTATGGATTAAGGAACCATCCAGCTCATGGAACcatggaaatggaacagctaAACATCTTAAATGACCTGGTGGGACGAATTAATGAAggagaaggcaaagagttacCTGACATCCTAGTAACAGAAGAGCAGGACAATCAAATCGGGAAcatgttttcctggtttgacacattaaaaattatgGCTCTCTCAGCGATAGGATTCATCCTATTTCTCATCTgtctaagaatttttattgcctgtAATCCTATTCCACGGATTAAGGAAAGCTTCAGACGACGCAAGCAATCACGTAACGTGAGCGAAAGTGATGGTCAAGAAATGGATTCAATGATACCAGAACCCATCTACAGCGCTGgaggagcaaatgaaaaaccgtTCATTAGGGAATTTGCACCTTTAATGACGTTAGCAAcagaaacaccaaaagaaaCCCTTACGTCGATAAACACACCAAGTgcaccaaagaaaggaaaattgtaccctatcgaagaattaaaatgggaaaacgagcaaaacaaggaatgtaCAGGTAGCCACACGACCTGCAGCTATGTCGTTGGATACGGAATGGTGTGGGAGGATCTATGCAGATGTACTCCAGAAGACCATTTAAAACgcacaattaacaaataa